In Oncorhynchus clarkii lewisi isolate Uvic-CL-2024 chromosome 16, UVic_Ocla_1.0, whole genome shotgun sequence, one genomic interval encodes:
- the LOC139368709 gene encoding acetyl-coenzyme A synthetase, cytoplasmic-like isoform X2, translating to MIPDKAPKEDVFHAGGDLKKDAHVPNFEKYKELYLKSIEHPDEFWGDIANDFYWKSKHTGQFMDYNFDVTKGEIYIKCMEGATTNICYNVLDCNVHERGLGDKVAFYWEGNEPGDEMTVTYRELLQQVCQFANVLKSQGVKKGDRVSIYMPMVVELVVAMLACVRIGAVHSIVFAGFSAESLCERILDSQCSLLITADGFYRGDKLINLKVIADDALQKCRDKSFPVQRCIMLKHLSKEVEAIPLSSQSPPAKRPCPDLQEKQKDRVKKIRPVPQVPWNPEVDQCWLSLLSGVSEECEPEWCDSEDPLFILYTSGSTGKPKGVLHTIGGYMLYVATTFKLVFDYHPEDVYWCTADIGWITGHSYITYGPLANGATSVLFEGLPTYPDVSRMWEIVDKYQVTKFYTAPTAIRLLMKYGSEPVQKYKRDSLKVLGTVGEPINPEAWQWYYSVVGEKRCPVVDTFWQTETGGHVLTPLPAATPMKPGSATFPFFGVVPAILNESGEELEGPSEGYLVFKQPWPGVMRTVFGNHQRFETTYFEQFPGYYVTGDGCRRDKDGYYWITGRIDDMLNVSGHLLSTAEVESALVEHEAVVEAAVVSRPHPVKGESLYCFVTLTEGVGFSRTLEAQLKKQVREKIGAIATPDFIQNAPGLPKTRSGKIMRRVLRKIARNERDLGDVSTLADSSVIELLFQNHCCGAM from the exons ATGATTCCAGACAAAGCACCGAAGGAGGACGTATTTCATGCAGGAGGAGACTTAAAGAAGGATGCTCATGTACCCAACTTTGAGAAGTACAAAGAACTCTACCTGAAATCTATTGAACATCCAGATG AGTTCTGGGGTGACATTGCAAATGACTTCTACTGGAAGTCGAAGCACACGGGCCAGTTCATGGACTACAACTTTGACGTGACGAAGGGGGAGATCTACATCAAGTGCATGGAGGGGGCCACCACCAACATCTGCTACAACGTCCTGGACTGTAACGTTCATGAGAGGGGGCTAGGGGACAAAGTGGCATTCTACtg GGAAGGGAACGAGCCTGGCGACGAGATGACGGTGACATACAGAGAGCTGCTCCAGCAGGTTTGCCAGTTTGCCAATGTGCTCAAGTCCCAGGGGGTGAAGAAGGGCGACCGCGTGTCCATCTACATGCCAATGGTGGTGGAGCTGGTGGTGGCCATGCTGGCTTGTGTGCGCATCGGGGCTGTGCACTCAATCGTG TTTGCAGGCTTTTCGGCAGAGTCGCTGTGCGAGAGGATCCTGGACTCCCAGTGCTCGTTGCTGATCACGGCCG aTGGCTTCTACAGAGGAGATAAGCTAATCAACCTGAAGGTGATCGCTGACGACGCACTACAGAAATGCAGGGACAA GAGTTTCCCAGTACAGAGGTGTATCATGCTTAAACACCTGTCCAAGGAGGTGGAGGCCATTCCCCTCAGCTCTCAGTCTCCCCCAGCCAAGCGGCCCTGTCCTGACCTGCAG gagaaacagaaagacagagtaAAGAAAATCCGTCCCGTCCCTCAG GTGCCGTGGAACCCTGAGGTGGATCAGTGCTGGCTCAGCCTGCTGAGTGGTGTGTCTGAGGAATGTGAACCAGAGTGGTGTGACTCTGAAGATCCCCTCTTCATCCTCTACACCAGCGGCTCCACCGGGAAACCCAAG GGTGTGCTGCACACGATTGGTGGCTATATGCTCTACGTGGCCACCACCTTCAAACTGGTGTTTGACTACCATCCTGAGGATGTGTACTGGTGCACGGCCGACATCGGCTGGATCACGGGCCACTCCTACATCACCTACGGGCCCCTGGCTAACGGGGCCACCAGTGTCCTG TTCGAGGGTCTGCCCACCTATCCGGATGTCAGCCGCATGTGGGAGATAGTCGACAAGTACCAAGTCACCAAGTTCTACACGGCGCCCACAGCCATCCGCCTCCTCATGAAGTATGGGAGCGAGCCGGTCCAGAA gtacaAGCGGGATTCTCTGAAGGTGCTGGGGACGGTGGGGGAGCCCATCAACCCGGAGGCGTGGCAGTGGTACTACAGCGTGGTGGGGGAGAAGAGGTGCCCCGTGGTCGACACCTTCTGGCAGACTGAGACC GGTGGCCACGTGTTGACTCCTCTACCTGCTGCCACGCCCATGAAGCCTGGGTCTGCT ACGTTTCCTTTCTTTGGAGTTGTCCCTGCCATTTTGAATGAGTCTGGGGAGGAGCTTGAGGGACCAAGTGAGGGTTACCTG GTGTTCAAACAGCCCTGGCCAGGAGTCATGAGGACTGTGTTTGGGAACCACCAGAGGTTTGAGACCACCTACTTCGAGCAATTCCCAGGATACTACGTCACTGGTGACG GTTGCCGTAGAGATAAGGATGGGTATTACTGGATCACAGGGAGGATAGATGACATGTTGAATGTCTCAG GTCACCTGCTGAGCACGGCAGAGGTGGAGTCAGCCCTGGTGGAGCACGAGGCGGTGGTCGAGGCAGCGGTAGTTAGCAGGCCGCACCCTGTCAAAGGGGAGAGTCTCTACTGCTTCGTCACGCTTACCGAGGGAGTCGGCTTCAGCCGCACCCTGGAGGCCCAGTTAAAGAAACAAG tgagagagaagatTGGTGCCATTGCCACTCCAGACTTTATACAGAATGCCCCAGGCCTTCCCAAGACCAGATCAG GTAAGATCATGCGGCGTGTGCTACGTAAGATTGCCCGTAACGAGCGAGACCTGGGCGACGTGTCCACGCTAGCCGACTCCTCGGTCATCGAACTGCTCTTCCAGAACCACTGCTGTGGCGCAATGTGA
- the LOC139368709 gene encoding acetyl-coenzyme A synthetase, cytoplasmic-like isoform X1 encodes MIPDKAPKEDVFHAGGDLKKDAHVPNFEKYKELYLKSIEHPDEFWGDIANDFYWKSKHTGQFMDYNFDVTKGEIYIKCMEGATTNICYNVLDCNVHERGLGDKVAFYWEGNEPGDEMTVTYRELLQQVCQFANVLKSQGVKKGDRVSIYMPMVVELVVAMLACVRIGAVHSIVFAGFSAESLCERILDSQCSLLITADGFYRGDKLINLKVIADDALQKCRDKSFPVQRCIMLKHLSKEVEAIPLSSQSPPAKRPCPDLQQEKQKDRVKKIRPVPQVPWNPEVDQCWLSLLSGVSEECEPEWCDSEDPLFILYTSGSTGKPKGVLHTIGGYMLYVATTFKLVFDYHPEDVYWCTADIGWITGHSYITYGPLANGATSVLFEGLPTYPDVSRMWEIVDKYQVTKFYTAPTAIRLLMKYGSEPVQKYKRDSLKVLGTVGEPINPEAWQWYYSVVGEKRCPVVDTFWQTETGGHVLTPLPAATPMKPGSATFPFFGVVPAILNESGEELEGPSEGYLVFKQPWPGVMRTVFGNHQRFETTYFEQFPGYYVTGDGCRRDKDGYYWITGRIDDMLNVSGHLLSTAEVESALVEHEAVVEAAVVSRPHPVKGESLYCFVTLTEGVGFSRTLEAQLKKQVREKIGAIATPDFIQNAPGLPKTRSGKIMRRVLRKIARNERDLGDVSTLADSSVIELLFQNHCCGAM; translated from the exons ATGATTCCAGACAAAGCACCGAAGGAGGACGTATTTCATGCAGGAGGAGACTTAAAGAAGGATGCTCATGTACCCAACTTTGAGAAGTACAAAGAACTCTACCTGAAATCTATTGAACATCCAGATG AGTTCTGGGGTGACATTGCAAATGACTTCTACTGGAAGTCGAAGCACACGGGCCAGTTCATGGACTACAACTTTGACGTGACGAAGGGGGAGATCTACATCAAGTGCATGGAGGGGGCCACCACCAACATCTGCTACAACGTCCTGGACTGTAACGTTCATGAGAGGGGGCTAGGGGACAAAGTGGCATTCTACtg GGAAGGGAACGAGCCTGGCGACGAGATGACGGTGACATACAGAGAGCTGCTCCAGCAGGTTTGCCAGTTTGCCAATGTGCTCAAGTCCCAGGGGGTGAAGAAGGGCGACCGCGTGTCCATCTACATGCCAATGGTGGTGGAGCTGGTGGTGGCCATGCTGGCTTGTGTGCGCATCGGGGCTGTGCACTCAATCGTG TTTGCAGGCTTTTCGGCAGAGTCGCTGTGCGAGAGGATCCTGGACTCCCAGTGCTCGTTGCTGATCACGGCCG aTGGCTTCTACAGAGGAGATAAGCTAATCAACCTGAAGGTGATCGCTGACGACGCACTACAGAAATGCAGGGACAA GAGTTTCCCAGTACAGAGGTGTATCATGCTTAAACACCTGTCCAAGGAGGTGGAGGCCATTCCCCTCAGCTCTCAGTCTCCCCCAGCCAAGCGGCCCTGTCCTGACCTGCAG caggagaaacagaaagacagagtaAAGAAAATCCGTCCCGTCCCTCAG GTGCCGTGGAACCCTGAGGTGGATCAGTGCTGGCTCAGCCTGCTGAGTGGTGTGTCTGAGGAATGTGAACCAGAGTGGTGTGACTCTGAAGATCCCCTCTTCATCCTCTACACCAGCGGCTCCACCGGGAAACCCAAG GGTGTGCTGCACACGATTGGTGGCTATATGCTCTACGTGGCCACCACCTTCAAACTGGTGTTTGACTACCATCCTGAGGATGTGTACTGGTGCACGGCCGACATCGGCTGGATCACGGGCCACTCCTACATCACCTACGGGCCCCTGGCTAACGGGGCCACCAGTGTCCTG TTCGAGGGTCTGCCCACCTATCCGGATGTCAGCCGCATGTGGGAGATAGTCGACAAGTACCAAGTCACCAAGTTCTACACGGCGCCCACAGCCATCCGCCTCCTCATGAAGTATGGGAGCGAGCCGGTCCAGAA gtacaAGCGGGATTCTCTGAAGGTGCTGGGGACGGTGGGGGAGCCCATCAACCCGGAGGCGTGGCAGTGGTACTACAGCGTGGTGGGGGAGAAGAGGTGCCCCGTGGTCGACACCTTCTGGCAGACTGAGACC GGTGGCCACGTGTTGACTCCTCTACCTGCTGCCACGCCCATGAAGCCTGGGTCTGCT ACGTTTCCTTTCTTTGGAGTTGTCCCTGCCATTTTGAATGAGTCTGGGGAGGAGCTTGAGGGACCAAGTGAGGGTTACCTG GTGTTCAAACAGCCCTGGCCAGGAGTCATGAGGACTGTGTTTGGGAACCACCAGAGGTTTGAGACCACCTACTTCGAGCAATTCCCAGGATACTACGTCACTGGTGACG GTTGCCGTAGAGATAAGGATGGGTATTACTGGATCACAGGGAGGATAGATGACATGTTGAATGTCTCAG GTCACCTGCTGAGCACGGCAGAGGTGGAGTCAGCCCTGGTGGAGCACGAGGCGGTGGTCGAGGCAGCGGTAGTTAGCAGGCCGCACCCTGTCAAAGGGGAGAGTCTCTACTGCTTCGTCACGCTTACCGAGGGAGTCGGCTTCAGCCGCACCCTGGAGGCCCAGTTAAAGAAACAAG tgagagagaagatTGGTGCCATTGCCACTCCAGACTTTATACAGAATGCCCCAGGCCTTCCCAAGACCAGATCAG GTAAGATCATGCGGCGTGTGCTACGTAAGATTGCCCGTAACGAGCGAGACCTGGGCGACGTGTCCACGCTAGCCGACTCCTCGGTCATCGAACTGCTCTTCCAGAACCACTGCTGTGGCGCAATGTGA
- the LOC139368709 gene encoding acetyl-coenzyme A synthetase, cytoplasmic-like isoform X3, translated as MIPDKAPKEDVFHAGGDLKKDAHVPNFEKYKELYLKSIEHPDEFWGDIANDFYWKSKHTGQFMDYNFDVTKGEIYIKCMEGATTNICYNVLDCNVHERGLGDKVAFYWEGNEPGDEMTVTYRELLQQVCQFANVLKSQGVKKGDRVSIYMPMVVELVVAMLACVRIGAVHSIVFAGFSAESLCERILDSQCSLLITADGFYRGDKLINLKVIADDALQKCRDKSFPVQRCIMLKHLSKEVEAIPLSSQSPPAKRPCPDLQVPWNPEVDQCWLSLLSGVSEECEPEWCDSEDPLFILYTSGSTGKPKGVLHTIGGYMLYVATTFKLVFDYHPEDVYWCTADIGWITGHSYITYGPLANGATSVLFEGLPTYPDVSRMWEIVDKYQVTKFYTAPTAIRLLMKYGSEPVQKYKRDSLKVLGTVGEPINPEAWQWYYSVVGEKRCPVVDTFWQTETGGHVLTPLPAATPMKPGSATFPFFGVVPAILNESGEELEGPSEGYLVFKQPWPGVMRTVFGNHQRFETTYFEQFPGYYVTGDGCRRDKDGYYWITGRIDDMLNVSGHLLSTAEVESALVEHEAVVEAAVVSRPHPVKGESLYCFVTLTEGVGFSRTLEAQLKKQVREKIGAIATPDFIQNAPGLPKTRSGKIMRRVLRKIARNERDLGDVSTLADSSVIELLFQNHCCGAM; from the exons ATGATTCCAGACAAAGCACCGAAGGAGGACGTATTTCATGCAGGAGGAGACTTAAAGAAGGATGCTCATGTACCCAACTTTGAGAAGTACAAAGAACTCTACCTGAAATCTATTGAACATCCAGATG AGTTCTGGGGTGACATTGCAAATGACTTCTACTGGAAGTCGAAGCACACGGGCCAGTTCATGGACTACAACTTTGACGTGACGAAGGGGGAGATCTACATCAAGTGCATGGAGGGGGCCACCACCAACATCTGCTACAACGTCCTGGACTGTAACGTTCATGAGAGGGGGCTAGGGGACAAAGTGGCATTCTACtg GGAAGGGAACGAGCCTGGCGACGAGATGACGGTGACATACAGAGAGCTGCTCCAGCAGGTTTGCCAGTTTGCCAATGTGCTCAAGTCCCAGGGGGTGAAGAAGGGCGACCGCGTGTCCATCTACATGCCAATGGTGGTGGAGCTGGTGGTGGCCATGCTGGCTTGTGTGCGCATCGGGGCTGTGCACTCAATCGTG TTTGCAGGCTTTTCGGCAGAGTCGCTGTGCGAGAGGATCCTGGACTCCCAGTGCTCGTTGCTGATCACGGCCG aTGGCTTCTACAGAGGAGATAAGCTAATCAACCTGAAGGTGATCGCTGACGACGCACTACAGAAATGCAGGGACAA GAGTTTCCCAGTACAGAGGTGTATCATGCTTAAACACCTGTCCAAGGAGGTGGAGGCCATTCCCCTCAGCTCTCAGTCTCCCCCAGCCAAGCGGCCCTGTCCTGACCTGCAG GTGCCGTGGAACCCTGAGGTGGATCAGTGCTGGCTCAGCCTGCTGAGTGGTGTGTCTGAGGAATGTGAACCAGAGTGGTGTGACTCTGAAGATCCCCTCTTCATCCTCTACACCAGCGGCTCCACCGGGAAACCCAAG GGTGTGCTGCACACGATTGGTGGCTATATGCTCTACGTGGCCACCACCTTCAAACTGGTGTTTGACTACCATCCTGAGGATGTGTACTGGTGCACGGCCGACATCGGCTGGATCACGGGCCACTCCTACATCACCTACGGGCCCCTGGCTAACGGGGCCACCAGTGTCCTG TTCGAGGGTCTGCCCACCTATCCGGATGTCAGCCGCATGTGGGAGATAGTCGACAAGTACCAAGTCACCAAGTTCTACACGGCGCCCACAGCCATCCGCCTCCTCATGAAGTATGGGAGCGAGCCGGTCCAGAA gtacaAGCGGGATTCTCTGAAGGTGCTGGGGACGGTGGGGGAGCCCATCAACCCGGAGGCGTGGCAGTGGTACTACAGCGTGGTGGGGGAGAAGAGGTGCCCCGTGGTCGACACCTTCTGGCAGACTGAGACC GGTGGCCACGTGTTGACTCCTCTACCTGCTGCCACGCCCATGAAGCCTGGGTCTGCT ACGTTTCCTTTCTTTGGAGTTGTCCCTGCCATTTTGAATGAGTCTGGGGAGGAGCTTGAGGGACCAAGTGAGGGTTACCTG GTGTTCAAACAGCCCTGGCCAGGAGTCATGAGGACTGTGTTTGGGAACCACCAGAGGTTTGAGACCACCTACTTCGAGCAATTCCCAGGATACTACGTCACTGGTGACG GTTGCCGTAGAGATAAGGATGGGTATTACTGGATCACAGGGAGGATAGATGACATGTTGAATGTCTCAG GTCACCTGCTGAGCACGGCAGAGGTGGAGTCAGCCCTGGTGGAGCACGAGGCGGTGGTCGAGGCAGCGGTAGTTAGCAGGCCGCACCCTGTCAAAGGGGAGAGTCTCTACTGCTTCGTCACGCTTACCGAGGGAGTCGGCTTCAGCCGCACCCTGGAGGCCCAGTTAAAGAAACAAG tgagagagaagatTGGTGCCATTGCCACTCCAGACTTTATACAGAATGCCCCAGGCCTTCCCAAGACCAGATCAG GTAAGATCATGCGGCGTGTGCTACGTAAGATTGCCCGTAACGAGCGAGACCTGGGCGACGTGTCCACGCTAGCCGACTCCTCGGTCATCGAACTGCTCTTCCAGAACCACTGCTGTGGCGCAATGTGA